In Sulfurimonas sp. hsl 1-7, the genomic window ATATGATCGCAAAAGGTGTAGATACTATTGTATTTAATCATATGGGAGCAAACCCTTTTATGCTTCTGCAAAAGGCAAATATGGAGTGTTTCTACGGTGGTGATGAGAGAATCTTGCTGCAAGATTTACTCTCTAATCTACAAAATGAAGAACTTGTAAAAGTTGATAGCACAAATATGACACAATATCTTGAAGAGGGTAAACACGATCACTCTCATGATCATTCACACCATCATTAAACAACTTTTTTAGACAATTACTATAGATTATATGTGTATAATATAATCTATAGTGTCTTTAAAGGAGTCAAGATGAAAAAGCTCATTACAATAACTACCCTCTCTACTCTCCTCTTCATCAATGCCAATGCTCAAGAGCATAACTACATTGGATTGGATATAGGCAATACTACAGCAAAATATACAGTTACATCAATTGGATTAGGTATCAATGAATCTAGCAATGATGATGGCGGCTCACAAACACTAAAGCTTGGTCACTATTTCAATGACAACCACAGAGCTGCAGTGCTTTATCATAATATCAATGCAGACGATGCAAAATTTGGAATGTTGTGTCTGGAATACAATTATCTAATTGGAGAAAATCCGCTCAAACCTTTTGCAGGTGTAATACTTGGATATGGAAGATATGATCTGGATAATTATGATTTTAATATAGACGGTGCGATGTACGGTGTTCAGGCCGGTCTTAATTATGAGATAAACTCATACTTTTCTCTTGAAGCGGGATACAGGTTTATAAAATCTACAATGAATGAAACCTATCGTGAATCAGGATATGATGCCGACTTTAAAGTTAATGACTTTCGCAATTGGTTTGTAGGTTTTAATTTTAATTTTTGATTTAAAAATGAATATTGTAGAAGTTTAATGGTGCGATCGGAGGGATTTGAACCCTCACACCCGTAAGGCACTACCCCCTCAAGGTAGCGTGTCTACCGTTCCACCACGATCGCATTGTAAAAAGAAAAAAAGTTTAACTCAAAAAGAGTTAAACTTTGAGGTACTTTTAGATAATCGTTAAAGATTAACCTAAAAATGGGTTAGCGTAAAGAGCGATTAATGCAACAACTAGTGCATAAATAACTTGCGCTTCGATCATTGCTAAAGCGATGAACATTGTAGTCATAAGTTTAGCACCTAGACCTGGGTTACGTGCAGTACCAGCGATAGTTGCAGCAGCAGTGTGACCCATACCGATAGCACCACCAAGTGCAGCTAAACCAAGACCTAGACCAGCAGCGATCATAGAGTAAGCTTTAAGAGTTTGGTTAGCAACTTCACCCTCGTTAGCTAAAAGTGCAGCAGAAAATGCTACTAAAAGAAAAAGAATTTTTTTCATAATATATCCTTAAAAGTATTACAATCCGTTCGGATAGCGTAACCTCATCACAAGATGAAGCAACCTAAACATAAATGCTCAGATTTCCCTACTAGAAATTGATAGCGCAATTTTACAAGAGAAGTGCTAAATAAAAACTTATACTGCTAAAGTTTTTATTTTTCTGATACTAACTTTGAATCAAATCTGTTTTTCACATCCAAAAAGCTGTCAAGATTTTCAAAGAAGAGATCAATTAAATCGGGATCGAAATGTTTCCCTCGCTCCTCTCTAAAAAGTTCAAGTATTTTCTCAAGTTCCCATGCTTTTTTATACACCCTGTCGTGTCCTAAAGCATCAAATACATCGGCAACAGCAGTGATACGACCGAAAATATGGATATCACTCTCTTTTGTGCCTTGCGGATAACCTGTTCCATTCCATTTTTCATGATGGGTATATGCTACCATTGCAGAAGCTTTAAGAATGTCTCTTTCTGAGTGTTTAAGCATCTCATACCCTATTTCGGCATGTGTCTTCATAACCTCATACTCTTCGTCTGTTAATTTACCCGGTTTGTTTAAAATACTATCCGGTATACCTACTTTTCCAATATCATGCATTGGACTTGCTTGTTTTAGTAAAATAGCTTCCTCTTCACTTAGACCATAATACTTTGCCAACATATAAGAGTACTCAGCAACCCTTCGAACATGATCTCCAGTTTCTTTACTACGAGTTTCACCGATTGCACCCATTTTTTCCACTACTTCTTTTTGAGTGTTTACAATCTCTTCATTAAGTCTATAAATATCTGTTACGTCAAACATCACTTGTATAAACTCTACAATTTCACCACTTGTATCTTTAACAGGATAAAATAGTGTCTTTGTAATAAATTCGCTTTTGTCTTTTGCAATATTGGTAATAACTTCTTTTACAGTCTTTTTACTCATTAAAGTATGAAGTATCTGATCACATAAACCTTTTTCTTGATGTTTTTTATGTCTAATATCTCCACAGTTTCTGCCAACAAGTTCTTTTCTTGTATATTTACTGAGTTTAAGGAACTTGTCATTTACATATTTAATATTGTTATGAACATCTGTTCTTAAAACAGCAGTTGATAGGTTGATTGCCTCTTCATATTGTTTAAAGTAATAGAGATTCTCTTCCAAGTTCTCTCTAGAAGACAATACTTCATTTTGCAGAATCTGTTTTACGGCTTCAAGTTTGGTTACATCATTTCTAATACCTATATATTCTCTAAAGCTTCCATCTTTATAATAAATAGGAGCTACTTCAGAAACCACCCAATAATCAGCCCCCTCTTTTGTTCTGTTTTTCACCAGTCCTTTCCATATTTTTCCTGACTGAATCGTCTTCCACATATCTTTGAAAAGTTTAGAATCGGTATCTGGATGTCGCACAATATTATGAGGTTTTCCAATGAGTTCATCCCGTGTATATCCTGAAATCTTTTCAAAGTTTTTATTTACGTCGGTAATCTTACCCCCACTGTCCGTAGTTGAAAAAATTGATGCTGAGGCTACCGCATTTTTAAACTGTTCCAAGTAATGGATATTTTCATCAAGATCTTTACTCGTCTCTTTAATCAAGGTTGTTAAAGCAGATAAACGTACCTCTTCATCACTCACTTCTTCTTCTGTTATATCCATATCCAGACTATTTGAATTCTCTTCATTTTCATTCAATGTAACGTATGTTGTAGTAATATTTAAAAGATTGTTATCACAACTAACACTGTTATGAAAAAATTCACCATATGTTATAAAACCTGAACTTACTCCAATAGAGTTGAGTGTTTTTATCTCTTTGTTTAAAAAGTTTCCAAGCATCTGACGTCTTGCCCCACAAGTATAAACAAAGGTTGCTTCATTAACTTTCTGATTATGTGCTTTTAAGTGCTCAATATTTTTATGTTCAATCGTACCAAGGTCTGCAAAACCAAATCGTACATATTGACCTTCTGGTATATTACCTGCAAATGTAATGCTTCCCTCTTCATAATTAAATCCTACAAGTGCTCTTGCAACTTCGGTGTCTCCAATATTAAGCACTAATGGGAACTGGGAACCGTGTTTTAATAAGTCATCACGAACCGTTTTACCTAAATATTTTTCAAAAATATCAATTACAGGTACATGATCAAGTTCATACACCGTAGGTCCGATTGCTTTTGTTACAAGCATCTCTTTACCGATCGTTTCCCAATTAAATAAGTAGTCTGCATTTACTTTCAAAACTTTAGAATCTATGATTGCAAATACGATATCACTATCGTCATTATCACTAGAGCTTATGTAGTTAGAATGAAACTTAAAATCATCGCCGGCATTACCGCCAACAACAACTAAATTTGGATTCTCTTTAGCAAGTCTTTGAAGTAGTTCGGATGCATCAATTTTAAAAGTGTTTGCAAATGCGATCAGGAGTTTTGTATCATCGGTAATATAATGTAGTTTTAAATCGTTAATGATCTCTTCTGTGGAACTATCATAGTAACCTATATTTTTAACACTAGAGTTCTCAAAAACTGAAAATGATAAAATTATTTTATTATCCGATATTTGCCCGTCATGTACTATACCGGCGGTTGTAGCAGTAATTATCGAAGCATTCTCTAGTAAAGATTTAAGCTCATTTTTGATTTTTGAAATCTCTATATAGAGTTTGTTTGAAGTAAAAAGCTGTACCAATATTTTAGTATGATCATCAAACTGAAAATTTTGACTAATAAACTTCTCTAAATCATCTTTATTAGTATATTCATAATTGATTTGTTTCATCAAAACCCCGCTTTTTTATTTTACCGCTATTTCAATCAGAATCTTTAAAATTTAATTATTTTATCATACAAATAATACCACATTCTCTATTTGTTAGCCTAAAAATAATACATCAGGACTATTTTTTAAATTTTGAATCTATTTAATAAGTCGCATATTGGGCGAATGTAGCGTATATGTAGAAGCTTTATACTTTAAGGAGATTCCTCTACAATTGAAATATACACATACTATTCCATACTGTAGATGATTAAAAGTTAGCCCAACTGAGAGTTGGGCAAAAAGAGATTTAGATAAGAGGGGAAATCTTAGGAGATTATACCATTGATAAAGAGATTTTATTCCCTTTAAACTCAATGATTTCTACTGTCACTTTGTCACCTTCATTTAACACATCTTTAACATTTTCTACTCTATCTTTAGAGATTTTAGAGATATGTAACAGTCCGTCTGTACCATCTGGAAGTTCAACAAAAGCACCAAAATCAACTATACGCTTTACAGTACCTTCATATTTGTCACCAACTTCGTACTTGATTTTTGCTACTTTTGGTTTTGAGACAATAGAGTTGATATGCTCTTTTGCACCTTCAATACCCGCTTTATTTGTACCTGTAATTTTAACTTTGCCCTCTTTTTTATCTATATCGATAGCAACTTCAAACTTCTCGATAATTTCACGGATAGTTTTTCCTGCCTGACCGATAATCTCACCGATAAAAC contains:
- a CDS encoding HD domain-containing phosphohydrolase, which produces MKQINYEYTNKDDLEKFISQNFQFDDHTKILVQLFTSNKLYIEISKIKNELKSLLENASIITATTAGIVHDGQISDNKIILSFSVFENSSVKNIGYYDSSTEEIINDLKLHYITDDTKLLIAFANTFKIDASELLQRLAKENPNLVVVGGNAGDDFKFHSNYISSSDNDDSDIVFAIIDSKVLKVNADYLFNWETIGKEMLVTKAIGPTVYELDHVPVIDIFEKYLGKTVRDDLLKHGSQFPLVLNIGDTEVARALVGFNYEEGSITFAGNIPEGQYVRFGFADLGTIEHKNIEHLKAHNQKVNEATFVYTCGARRQMLGNFLNKEIKTLNSIGVSSGFITYGEFFHNSVSCDNNLLNITTTYVTLNENEENSNSLDMDITEEEVSDEEVRLSALTTLIKETSKDLDENIHYLEQFKNAVASASIFSTTDSGGKITDVNKNFEKISGYTRDELIGKPHNIVRHPDTDSKLFKDMWKTIQSGKIWKGLVKNRTKEGADYWVVSEVAPIYYKDGSFREYIGIRNDVTKLEAVKQILQNEVLSSRENLEENLYYFKQYEEAINLSTAVLRTDVHNNIKYVNDKFLKLSKYTRKELVGRNCGDIRHKKHQEKGLCDQILHTLMSKKTVKEVITNIAKDKSEFITKTLFYPVKDTSGEIVEFIQVMFDVTDIYRLNEEIVNTQKEVVEKMGAIGETRSKETGDHVRRVAEYSYMLAKYYGLSEEEAILLKQASPMHDIGKVGIPDSILNKPGKLTDEEYEVMKTHAEIGYEMLKHSERDILKASAMVAYTHHEKWNGTGYPQGTKESDIHIFGRITAVADVFDALGHDRVYKKAWELEKILELFREERGKHFDPDLIDLFFENLDSFLDVKNRFDSKLVSEK
- a CDS encoding NifB/NifX family molybdenum-iron cluster-binding protein — protein: MIAIPVKTNNENPALSPLFGKAKWFAYVDRDGNISIEKNETQSGRVVVDNMIAKGVDTIVFNHMGANPFMLLQKANMECFYGGDERILLQDLLSNLQNEELVKVDSTNMTQYLEEGKHDHSHDHSHHH
- a CDS encoding F0F1 ATP synthase subunit C encodes the protein MKKILFLLVAFSAALLANEGEVANQTLKAYSMIAAGLGLGLAALGGAIGMGHTAAATIAGTARNPGLGAKLMTTMFIALAMIEAQVIYALVVALIALYANPFLG
- a CDS encoding outer membrane protein, which encodes MKKLITITTLSTLLFINANAQEHNYIGLDIGNTTAKYTVTSIGLGINESSNDDGGSQTLKLGHYFNDNHRAAVLYHNINADDAKFGMLCLEYNYLIGENPLKPFAGVILGYGRYDLDNYDFNIDGAMYGVQAGLNYEINSYFSLEAGYRFIKSTMNETYRESGYDADFKVNDFRNWFVGFNFNF